Proteins encoded within one genomic window of Triticum aestivum cultivar Chinese Spring chromosome 2D, IWGSC CS RefSeq v2.1, whole genome shotgun sequence:
- the LOC123049877 gene encoding uncharacterized protein, with translation MAAGDRRALCLVAGAILLCSCFARVRCGDEQEQQEQEIQRLRSKVASLEDEVGWRKEETSQLESVVRERTAQIAALVGGLEAMQVRNVADDESVVKASTNSAMIEKQIERLGSDLEDQVKKGELLEARASEAEKSLLELGQKLDRVEKINAEQRKKIEELEQDLEHSKDKVSEVQRRAKLKAEELANVHGMWLPYWFASRSVHCQELASAKWHLHGKPVLDALMEKVAETLAHAQRLVEPHLQATKNKLLPVAKFHFNSLKNSTKPVAARIVTAYRARKDAIQPCVAKAQEFADHYWQECRKFSETHVARIAAASEPHLSAIEPYTRPVKSVWRQLVMATSFYHSQVQKGISGFLEESELLDPLSAHRLAWWMASAMFALPMLYTYKIFSATVRKKIQARADRGGGTSSSRKHARRVEE, from the exons ATGGCGGCGGGAGATCGCCGGGCTCTGTGTCTGGTCGCCGGCGCGATTCTCCTCTGCTCGTGCTTTGCTCGGGTGCGGTGCGGCGACGAGCAGGAGCAGCAGGAGCAGGAGATTCAGAGGCTCAGGTCCAAGGTCGCGTCCCTAG AGGACGAGGTCGGCTGGAGGAAGGAGGAGACCTCGCAGCTGGAGAGCGTCGTCAGGGAGAGGACGGCGCAGATCGCGGCGTTGGTCGGCGGACTAGAGGCTATGCAGGTGAGGAATGTGGCTGACGATGAATCCGTGGTGAAGGCGAGCACCAACAGTGCGATGATCGAGAAGCAG ATTGAGAGGCTGGGCAGTGATTTGGAAGATCAGGTTAAGAAAGGGGAGTTATTAGAAGCCCGGGCCAGCGAGGCAGAGAAAAGCCTGCTTGAGCTCGGTCAGAAGTTGGACCGT GTTGAGAAGATCAACGCTGAGCAGAGGAAGAAAATTGAGGAGCTGGagcaagatcttgagcattcaAAA GACAAAGTCTCTGAAGTGCAAAGACGAGCAAAATTGAAGGCTGAAGAGTTGGCAAAT GTTCATGGCATGTGGCTTCCGTATTGGTTCGCATCACGCTCTGTACATTGCCAG GAACTAGCATCTGCCAAATGGCATCTCCacgggaagcctgtgcttgatgctCTGATGGAGAAG GTTGCTGAGACGTTGGCACATGCACAAAGACTAGTGGAACCACACTTGCAGGCAACAAAAAAT AAACTGTTGCCTGTTGCCAAATTTCATTTCAACTCACTGAAGAACAGCACTAAGCCGGTAGCTGCCAGGATCGTCACAGCCTACAGAGCTCGCAAGGATGCCATCCAGCCATGTGTGGCCAAGGCTCAAGAGTTTGCAGATCACTACTGGCAG GAATGCAGGAAGTTCTCGGAGACACACGTCGCACGGATCGCGGCAGCGTCTGAACCTCACCTTTCGGCTATTGAACCTTACACGAGGCCTGTCAAGTCTGTTTGGAGACAGCTCGTTATGGCGACGAGCTTCTACCATAGTCAG GTTCAGAAAGGAATCAGTGGCTTCCTGGAGGAGAGCGAGCTGCTGGACCCACTTTCAGCTCATAGATTGGCGTGGTGGATG GCGTCCGCCATGTTCGCGCTGCCGATGTTGTACACCTACAAGATATTCTCGGCTACAGTCCG CAAAAAAATTCAGGCGAGAGCGGACAGAGGTGGAGGCACATCTTCGAGCCGCAAGCACGCGCGCAGGGTCGAGGAGTAG